A window of Etheostoma spectabile isolate EspeVRDwgs_2016 chromosome 18, UIUC_Espe_1.0, whole genome shotgun sequence contains these coding sequences:
- the LOC116706475 gene encoding terminal nucleotidyltransferase 5A, with product MDERVECAASDSCSDGESINLSVLNWEQVQRLDTILTGSIPIHGRWSFPTLEVKPRDIVKVVRSRMEEKRIHVREVRLNGSAASYVLHEDSGLGWKDLDLIFCAELKGEMEFQTVKDIVLDSLLDFLPEGVNKEKITPVTLKEAYVQKMVKVCNDSDRWSLISLSNNRGKNVELKFVDSLRRQFEFSVDSFQIRLDSLLLFYECSEHPMAATFHPTILGESVYGDFPTALDHLRKRLICTRRPEEIRGGGLLKYCHLLVRGFRAASDTEMKLLQRYMCSRFFIDFPDVNEQRRKLESYLQNHFVDLEDRKYDYLATLYEVVQESTVCLMSHERRQTLSLISSLALRVLAEQNAIPNATNVTCFYQPAPYVSDGNFSNYYVAQVQPIYPCHPSPPQQYIPPHHHPMYATWLPCN from the exons ATGGACGAGAGGGTTGAGTGTGCAGCGTCCGACAGCTGCTCGGACGGGGAGAGCATCAACCTCAGCGTACTCAACTGGGAGCAAGTGCAGCGGCTGGATACCATCCTAACCGGCTCCATCCCCATCCATGGCCGGTGGAGTTTCCCCACTCTGGAGGTGAAGCCACGGGATATCGTCAAGGTGGTCCGGAGCCGCATGGAGGAGAAGCGGATACACGTCCGGGAGGTGCGACTGAACGGCTCCGCGGCCAGCTACGTCTTACACGAGGACAGTGGTCTGGGATGGAAAGATCTGGACTTAATATTCTGCGCGGAGCTGAAAGGAGAGATGGAGTTTCAGACAGTTAAAGATATAGTGCTGGACTCTCTTCTAGACTTCTTGCCCGAGGGAGTGAATAAGGAAAAGATCACGCCAGTGACCTTAAAG GAGGCCTATGTGCAAAAGATGGTGAAAGTCTGCAATGACTCAGACCGCTGGAGTCTCATCTCCCTCTCCAACAACCGTGGCAAGAACGTGGAGCTCAAGTTTGTGGACTCTCTTCGACGGCAGTTTGAGTTCAGCGTGGACTCCTTCCAGATTCGTTTGGACTCCCTTCTCCTCTTCTACGAGTGCTCGGAGCACCCCATGGCTGCCACTTTCCACCCCACCATCCTCGGGGAGAGCGTCTACGGCGACTTCCCCACCGCCCTCGATCACCTGCGCAAGCGCCTCATCTGCACCCGGAGGCCTGAGGAGATTCGAGGCGGGGGTCTGCTGAAGTACTGCCACCTGCTGGTGCGGGGTTTCCGCGCAGCCTCTGACACAGAGATGAAACTGCTGCAGCGTTACATGTGCTCACGCTTCTTCATAGACTTTCCTGATGTGAACGAGCAGAGGAGAAAGCTGGAGTCCTATCTGCAGAACCACTTTGTAGACCTGGAGGACAGGAAGTATGACTATCTGGCCACGCTGTACGAGGTGGTGCAGGAAAGCACCGTGTGCCTGATGAGCCATGAGAGGCGTCAGACACTCAGCCTCATCTCTTCGCTGGCGTTGCGGGTCCTGGCCGAGCAGAACGCAATCCCCAACGCCACCAACGTCACCTGCTTCTATCAGCCGGCTCCTTACGTCTCAGACGGCAACTTCAGCAACTATTACGTAGCGCAGGTTCAGCCCATCTACCCCTGTCACCCCTCGCCTCCACAGCAGTACATTCCTCCTCATCACCATCCCATGTATGCCACCTGGTTGCCCTGCAACTAA